The Amphiura filiformis chromosome 8, Afil_fr2py, whole genome shotgun sequence genomic sequence ctctgaagctgAACAGgatgtccatatcatgacccaagatacaggtgttatggtccttgctcttcgaagactaacggttcttggtcttcagacaatcatgcttatgggaacaggtgacaacagaaggaaaatcttgctgagaccaatacatatccgtctttGGACATCAAAAGCAGGATACGACACATGTGGACAAATCAGAGGTATACGCAAGAAGACTGCCTTCAAtgccttcactgaagcaacacctgaaaAACTCACAGCTCTtagtcaacttggtgatgcagaaatgccatctcaaagtgttgtttcaggctgtgagaggtttttgtgcagactcatgggcacaaaaaaaattacctacaggccaacacagttgaaaaactgagatggaaacgcttcaagagccaaccaggggggattgataaaatccctccaacttctggtgcgtggcatcaacacattctgcgggcgcatatgcaagcatatatttggagtcaagaccttgtggtaaatccaaatattccagacccgttcaagctaggatggtcgagtgatgcagataacattccagtacctatcctgtcagacattgcaatagctcccgagtctgttgtcgagcttgttaggtgcggatgtggaataagcaaatgctccagaagatgttcctgcatACGACACACtctgacttgtacagaagcatgtgattgtggagcagatgaagagtgaACCAATACAGCTATACTGAGGAACTCgaaaatactgataacatggATGATGGCAACTAGGCATTTAAATGCCTCAcggtcagctctatcataaacgtctaaagttgaattacaatattgaaatttcaactttttaaaatgcgattttctgcatttcattgcataaatgctgacaaattagctgaaaatcttagccaatttcaagatactttggtggccattttgaaaggtgaaatacATCTATATTCtctttaaacaatgttgttgtacaatttaagatgtttagaaccattttcttatccatatctgacagaaatgagatacatgtattttattcTCAATGCTAGTAATTGCCTAAAGTGGTATttgccatattttaataaaaggcggccattttggatttagaggccatcttgaattggagaaaatggaccaaattaggtttttatttctcagtggattctcagaaacataagtagtgaataaatcagcaaaaaaggaaagaaatcaatgtccttatagctggcagaccattttagacaaattggcggccattttggatttggcagccatcttggattctagaaaatgatcctaattatgttcttagtggatttgacaatcaaaagtataaataatcagtaagaaaaatatgactttgtgcactttcgggacaaatatggcttaaaaaggctaaatagtggccattttgaatttcaaaatggccgccgaagacacattcggaaaaaatggaaccaactcaggttttaTTCGTAGGGGTATttagaagctaaaaagcattggttccactaatgtagcaaattttgcactgggttacgtaacaccatgtactaccAGTGCAGGTGAAGGTAAGATGTTCACATATCGTACACCCATTGCCCATAATCATACTCGCACACCCCACAGTCACTCCACACACCCGAAACCCCACCCCTCTACTTTTTAGATGGCATATTTGGCCTCTACACCAATATAGTTTTACCACTTATTGCAATACCATGTTTTACGACTCCACACTAGTTGTCTCACCTTATCCAATGCAAGTGAAGGTCAAATGGTCACATATCTCATGCCCACACTCCATAATCGCATACATTCATAGTTACACAACGGCTTATGGCCTAGACATCAAAGTAGTTGCAATGCTATTGTATTAACCCCAATTTGCCAATTATAGCTACGTTTCCCTTTCCCTTCCCATGCAAGGGAAGGTCTGATTTTAGCATGTCATATGCTCATACCCTACCCTCACACACATCCACCGTCACACCATACACCCATCACACCCACACTACACCACTTTAttcacatagggcctgcactttggctcgacatttgaaaggggcgtgaattcatttttggatacgcccctattataattaggtaatactcgactcacacacattccctatattaatatgtatatacatgtaccacatgtagtcaatctgtctgctttatctgtattgtgccccttcttaagcaaatacggtagttaaacacgatttcatcaaacattataacaatatagctcttttacagtgtgcaatcatcccgggcaataattgggcaataatagaggatgtgcgtgaaattattgattggctccatacaaaggaattgaaccggtgtccttcactgtaatcatggcacaatgcagtgcattcaatcaaacgttgtcgtcaacctatttgatcgtatttgtgcatttgttatgtgtgtgagacgagctgtcgcggtagattgcaatagcttgtaatcatgcttttgttgaatgaatttgagtactccgccatatttacggtatgatacgtcataatctaggtgattatttgcattggatatcttgaatacgctggtgaggttgtgtaataatcggattaatgctataacagtaggtgaatacaagttttgaatatatcacgttgcaaagccccattcagtgatcccagcgaaagtgaaaaaaaaaatcaaattgttacttttataaaaaaaatttaatgaaaaaaattggcacaaaacccaagaaaacggcagtattgacgaagttgaagccccattcaaatacatgcatgctaatttatatactgtcagtatataaattacagattcacgtaaatgcattattttgtcttaaataggcctacggcttagggctgaaccactagcagaagacaccaagttgatgttttatgacctttgacattcttttgtggcgagtgacatggtcagttcaattcacgccgagtgtccttgacaggtttaactctgcttcggtggtcatgaaagaattcaaaagataacctctgccccaacaatcccaagcaattgtctgaaactgctcttcggatgatgtatcataagaactcagtcgtcaaatgatgatagtcatataatgaccaaaagattattactgactatatcattgaagactgagttccgcagtcttgtacaaaatctgaattttgatgatttttacgatcgtccggatgaaaaaaaaatcactgaatgggccgttagttccctcctctccttacactggcaatatggatcaaagaaaataaagaaaaaataaagaaaacaagaaaaaaaaagacaaagaaaagaaacaataaaagaaaaacaaatatgaaaagttcgaacaatatttggtttataaaattaatgtgaccgtgatgaggctcgaactcaccaccttccgatttaaagttcgaagcgctagtgtaccaaattctgatgccttaccaagtgagctgtgctcctgggatacgaaataaaaataaaataatacactgtatacctgcttgtgtcggtaattgatttgctcaaattccataatggtacagtgcaacagagcaaaaatgcccaaaatttaaaagctatataatttatgaccactatacactacacataaaaatactaatacaagggaatttcaacgtaagaatccaaacaattaagtaccaacatgcacagctttgtccttatatcacatttgggtttttaacaaaatgttatcaaacctctactgtgattggcagctgcacaaggcatctctttgatagctgatcatggccatccattcagcaagtggctactaactgaacttgacaggcttgaatgagcactgtcatctgctacaaaaccatcacactctaggacctggtcactccataatgctacagctacagagagcacagtactttgacaatggagtgaaagactattattattgataaggcgcggattttaaaagtacagctcctatgcgtatatagcaaaaaattggaatagaatgtttggaatcatgtaactaaagtactaaatgcattctgcaaaatgcgcttatgaccaatttataaagcatttcattagctttaatttgacatattgtttgacatatttggaattatggtaaatcattaaataaaatatttattaattaatcaattatgtcaattaattaaaaatttaatgcaaagatgcatattttctctgacagaattgtaggatttgacaagagccatctttcttgtaagtttgattcttataacataccggtatcgtattgcgtcccgttatagttgcagaaaaaaaatacgcgtgcaggacacacacacacacacaccccacccagaggatcgtaccgttttacaatcttataacattcattggcgctagtagtagtaaatttcaattttctttgctttacctcacttgttctgctcaaaattaaaaggggagctgacagtaaaagcttacattttatggaaattatgtttaactatttgcttaaacagcacaaaacagataaagcagacaaatttacaatacataggcctatacatgtatggtatcatgccagggactgtttaagaatataacattagatttatgatatttacttcgaggactgttatttatcaaaaatgtgaaaaatatcaaattttaaacattcaataataaaatttgtattatatcgtgaatttcaaacaatgaaatttatttgatatcagaaagacattcttcgtattcagaatgcaattcgatatgtctgatgtgctctcatgtcccacaaaaaatactatcgaaacgctcaaaacgctcattccagatcccttaatttggttaattttcttttcttgttttctttctttatttttctttgatttatattgccagggtaaggagagggaactaaaggcccattcagtgattttttgattttttttcatcccgacgatcgtaaaaatcatcaaaatttagattttggatactagactgcggaactcactcttcaatgatagtcagtaatttttatattttggacattattatgactatcatttgaggaccgagttcttatgatccgaggagcagtttcagacaattgcttgggattattggggcagaggttatcttttgaattctttcatgaccactgaagcatagtcaaacctgtcaaggacactcggcgtgaattgaaagaccatgtcactcgccacaaaagaatgtcaaaggtcataaaacaccacttttgtgtcttctgctatctaaaggcctatggctgattttgtacctttcgtcattgtcatagatgtgctaacatagcttgctagtgcagtggttcagccgaaaaccgtgtttctaagacaaaaaataatgcatttacgtgagtctgtaatttatataccggtactgacagtatataaattagctacatgtatttgaatggggcttcaacttcgtcaatactgtcgttttcctgttttgttttttgccatttgttttcatcaaaaaatttataaacgtaacaatttgattttttttcactttcgctgggatcactgaatgggactttatagcgcggattattcaaaacttgtttttacctactgctatatagtattaatccgattattacataactttgccagcgtattcaagacatatgttatgtagggataaactgtacatgggtatagaagccctgcatgcttttatcgattggctccaaacaaaggatttgaaccggtgtccttcaccgtaatcacggcgcagtagcctacagtccattcaatcaaatgttgtcagtgtgcgagacgaacgatgtataaataggtcacatcatcacttatcatgcttattgtaaaaagtttgtccaatgcatatactgtgtgtattgttcccgggtattgtcaatacagtcaagcaaacaggtattatattttgaaaaggccgctatagtatattcacaggggtgtcttgaatggccaatcatatgggacataatcaaattgcagtgactgcttcctttgtcaccacatgtcagtcatcttgtgattattggaccatgtaaacctgcaaaaaacgagccaaagtgcaggccctatgtgcaGTCTGCCTATTTGGCCTTGATGTCAATGTAATACCCACTATTCATCATGTTTCTTCAGATATTGCGAGTGAAGGTCAAATGCTCATATGTCGCCCGGGTATGTCGCATGTTCACACCCCATCATACCCAGTTACCCACCCTAGCACACACACGTTTTGTTTTTGTAGTCTGCTTATATTTGGCCTTGACGCCAGTGTATAGTTTTACCACTTGCTGCAATGCCATGCATTGAATACGAATCCACTTTACCAATTAACATTACTTGTTTCTTCTTCTGTATCCAGTGCAAGACTGTCAGATGTTCACAGATTTCATAGCGAAACCCACACCCACCCACAGTCCTCCCACACCCTCGACACCCCACACCCCACATACTTTTTAGATTGCCTATTTCAAGTCATCATAATAGCTTCAGTCGTTCCACCCGCCTGCGAtatgcatatggtcgaatccaaccaaaagtgtacacggcatgttcaaggccataacttaaaagtaataatcaattggcattcgtttttgtattgtgtttattcgccttgatcatacgcatCGCGCCATATAAAATAAGACCCCCtactgtgaaaaacttagacacagagaccccaaaacatgctatttttacccattttttcaaaatatttcttaaagtatttttaaaaacatctaaatcagttatgaaaagaagtcattggattgaatgtaaattgatttcctgaaagattgcctgttcaatttttcacatatttgtacataattatgaattttttgtgataattttttgagtggtatttttttacattacctacgaatacaatttttcatagcactagatatatctttaaaaatggaaatcactaataaatgcgcaattgatacaagctttgatatgtccaatactgaaatgcattgcattcggacatctttattattgtgtttagctgccagaaattctaaatggcacaaaggtaggtttggtaaaaaatatgcattacctccgaatacatgttaaaagctgtgccatttccacaaagtgagagaatagtaaacaatagttaagcaataggtgcagggtgatacactctttatttctaccaagtttcaataacctgcgtttaaatatttctgaattgtcaacaataaaagcaagtattcgtaggtaaatttcggtaaccgaatgttacctacgaatacactttgacatcatgacagtattgtgaaacaccgccattcatgccaatgcccatattgttacataacgaaggcctgtatgatTGCTATCAAATAATATGTCAATggaagttgcgaattcacatacatgcccaccatgcaaaactgaatacggcttaattggtgaaaaatatgtactgaaatagacgacggtctgctcatttgaaagaaaaatcagattcaaagaagattagaaggggataaatacttggatttgtcaactgtcatgtgtgcttcattttaaatgtttaccgactttctggtttctgagtaatttgtgtccaaattgatttattcgaaggtaacttttgacgttttcgctaaggttacctacgaataccatggaaaaaacgactgttctcattgtctcatgatctagacaacacattgatggaccctggtataaagctaattgtagttgccctcaaacgaaaggccacaagacgtaactgactccatgattgacttcacaagtctgcaataacggttttaagcgatttgtatgcaattaagcaaattaaagtcacttttagtgcctttgtttcttacttcattcctctttcaaccgctgtgaaccgacattattaatacatgatagggtctaaagtatcaataaacgcacataaagaaaataatacattcaaagtgctttataaaatgatgttTTGATTTCGTTATCCACCAAAAGtgtaattcttacctacaaatactgaaatgttacttacgaatacagcataatacatgacatgtttaatgaagtgtccctaccaatggaaattaattgtcaaaaactttaagcggtaccctaGGGCactattattaaccatatacggattcattcaacaattatttattatgtaaaattgctgattaactacttgtatatcaaaatgaagtggtcaaaatcttgctaaaagcatcaaaatttttgatctaaggtaatagcatttattcatttggacgtaccatctgaaagtgatctaaaactaccattttattaattcattaccataatagcaaaatttaaacctataaactcaatatagatattgttaaatcgctcatgttacctacgaatacccgggtttcttcaccttttcattgtataaagcgttaggtgtatgcgtataattcctaatattcttgaaaacatatatcatactcgttcttatacaatgtgtaaattgattcatactcatttgataaataaatacagaaactgacctaaacttcattttcaaaaataaactagaatAAATTGacaagatcatattgatcgcgttataaaaataaaaacaaatattttctggttgagctagcattttcctgacaccctgtggtctacattacacgaaaaaaagcgttaatgggaatattccatttgttttaggttgattagtattgcgatagtgaaagcatcctagtggtattcgtaggtaacattgggttttgatatcacatttactatcacacgtcctggatttattttcaagattagtaatggcacttttggttcctataaggccaatatgtcatcaatcaatgggcaaaaggaaaaaattgtggagacatttttatttcggacttttatttttggcccgtggacacttttggttggattcgaccatatgaatATATAGATGTGTATACATCactcgagtgtctattcttttgtaatctcgaTGGAAATATGTCGATGCTCTATATATTTTACAGAGAAATAATCCTAGGATTATTTGACAATCTAAACCACGCTTTcgaatgtagattgacttgttcgactttTCTGcttgtgaatattgcactgcgaaatttattttaatttaatttgattcttTTGTTACTTTGATCAAGTTATAAACTTCAAACAAGAGATTCTGCGGTCACACAAttaattatgtaacaaactgaaatgaaaacaggAACTGCTTTAAGTTTCTAATAAAGGGTATAGACAAAGGTGTCGATGATGACGACAGTCAAGAGCTTAGgaaggataataggaaaccacgtgaccaaaaccaaaaccaatcctaAAACTCGCAACTTGAAACGACCGACTGTAGTTTTGCCACTGTCATTGTATACGACTCCACTTTGTCAATTAAAGCTACATGTGTTCCTCACAATCCAGTGCAAGTGACATGTCGCACGAACGTACCTAACATCCACGGGAAAACATCTCACCTACACACCCCTATACACTTTATTGGcccaatgtagttttaccactttttgCAATGCCATTGTGTACGACTCCACTTTACCAATTCGTACACATTTCCCTAGCCGTGTCCAGTGCAAGTGAGGACCAGATAGTCACATGACGCATGTCCACAtccaacccacccaccccacacagtgacatcgccccgatatcttcatggtagaaatcgccatggtaggttgaatccacagccacccatggccattttattcggaccttatgagatgcacaattagcgaagtgacctgactaaggctactgacaatagccggggtaattgatttctcgctgtgtgagtaagcttgtatacgacattgcggtcaatggttatactgcctccacttgagtagtgagtgccgctatagcctgctgcgcgctgtagtccatacaggaccaacgcaatataaaattagagttttggtcaaattttgagttcaaagcgcacggccaattttcaaagcgcacgctaacgactatcatatctgttcaacacgtattttcaagtgtatgagaccacatctggtttcttgagacgaaatcatttacgggagatattctgACGGTTATGATGTCATTTCTGCAGTTTGATCAATTAAAATGCATTTTGTTGACTTACCCGTGTCGGGATCAGGTGGTACGTCAGCTGTTAGAAAAGAGATCCAAAtttaaaaggaattttattaTGACTAtctcatttaacatgtttaaaaatacaACAAGATTTGGCATACACGTATCTTGATATTATTTTGTTTGCAAGCACATGCTATGTAACTGATGATGGTTAACATTTAGGGATTAATTACGTGAAAATGTATCAAGTATTAGTATAACAAGGAATCTGacatttgtattggaaatttatttatttatgacatTCGGCGAAACGTCAGGCAAAATCCAATTGACAAGCAATAAATTGAAGGTAACGTTTAGTCTCCACGCGTCTTCATTGCAGCATTGTTATCTTGATCATTACAGTTGATATTTAGTTATTTTATCTAAGTCAATTAATGCAGGCCCAATAGATACAACTGGAACTTGCTAGAACACCAATCAATACAACATGATTAATTCAACATCACCTTGAAGAATGGCTTTCCCACTGTTCTGAAGATGACAGAGCTTGGGAGCACTCAGACTAAAAATGACAGCTaaattgagtggcccagtataaaaacggcccatggcacattttgaAAAATAGAGAGCGCTTTtgcaaaatgtcaaaggtcaccaaaggtcatccatacaaacataaaacatcatgaatgtaactcgggaatgttgtcaatttaatcttttaagcatcaaatttcttatgtattttattgaacattcgtacatttacagtgccgatttctcccaatgacgaaaatgtgccatgggccgtttttatactgggccactcaattaaCATTGACTATTACGATGTTACTAAAAGAGGAAAGCCAACTTCTGAAGGAGAGGTAtaagaaatgaaaaaaacaagGAAGCAACACCAATCTAAGTGTCTTACCTGCTAACACGAGCCCCACAACAAGTGCCACAACAAAAACGGATATGGCAATGATTATTATCACAGCTTTCCTGGGTCCTCTTCCAACGTGTCTTCCGAATCCACCACCTCCTCCCCGCGGTGCCCTGGGCATTGGAACCTCATACGATATAGGTTCAACCGTATTGTCAAATCGTGGAGGTTTAGAAGTCACTCTCGGCTTATCAACCGATACCACTTGTGTTTTCTCTTCTAATTCTGCATCACTTTCTGCTTCGGAACTATTCGGTGATGGTTGTAAATCCATGATATCGTCGTCCTTTTGGGGTTTAGAATCAAGGTTTATGGCGTCTCCTTTGCCTAGATCCccactggggtccatttcacaagAATCAACATCTTTACCGATACCAGATTCCGGTTCTGGACTTCGTGCGGGATTTTCTTCAGGTTCAAGACTATGAGAGCTGTTTCTACTCGCGGGAGTTCTTTCGTCACCAATCGGTACAGCGTGATTGACTCTTTCTTGTATTTCAATAGCTTCAACTGGCGTCAGCGCTCTCTGTGAAGGAGACGTGAAAATCAAGATCAAAATGAATCTAAAGCTGTTCTCTATAGAGACTTCTTATTACTTTGGACCCCGGCTTTGGACGTAATCTGGTTTCCAAAACATCAAGCCACAAACACAATAAATGAATGATATTCTCTTTTGAGTGAAATAAGGACTAATAGTAGCCTAGTATACGATCGTAGGTGTAAACCATTCATAAGTGGTACGTTCCCTGATATATTCGTTGTTGGTTCTTTCAGACAGATAAGTATCCccttttgaaattttgataaccCTTACCCAGCCCAAATCTTGTTAGGCTATAAACGTATACTATTTTGGCGCGATTAACGTCGCGTCGGCGTAAAGAAAATGTTTCTTTTAAAATatatgtgtttttttcttcttctcgtACATGATACATCATCTCCCATAATTTGTCACAATATACGTTTAAATATAAGCATTATCATTATGGCACCCACACATAATCTTGCGTTCTTAAATTGCCGTAATTAATGTGGAATTACTATAAAcaatattaaagacaaaatgcgCACTTTAACTTGGGTTTGCCAACATTGGAAACATTTCCTGTCTAAACTGTAAATCGTAATAGAAATAAGACAAACATTGCTCACCTTGTCCATAGTTCATCACTTTATATTCCAATCAAATTTTATTATTTCCATGTTTGCTGCCAGGCAATTTTCATGGTGAAATTATGGCATGATTACATTCTTTCCATTTAGAGAATTTACACTAGTGGAACACTGGTAGAAAGTACTGCAGGTTTGATTGCCTTAGCAACAGGTGTACTACGCATATCATAATGGTGAGTTTTAAGTTCAGTCGCTTGCAATTTGTCCGCTTTTCCGCGTGCGTATCAGGTCGATTTTTTGGAAGTCAAATCGTCAAGTGATTGGACAGTTTTCTGTCGCTCATTTCTTTCGAATTGAGAGTATGAAATAAACCTTTATTAAAAGCTCCTTATTCTGCGAAGCGAAACGAAGTAGTTTTCTTTTAATGATTATGGGGCTGTCTTAAAATTAAATCGGTTAAGGGTTTGGATACAATTTTTATTGTCTTCATTAAAGATCGATGTCTtaattcacaataaaatgtcagaTACCAaggggcatagccaggatttgtCCAGAACTGGACCGGGCAGGGATAGGAAAAAAGTGATTTTCACGGGGGAAACATTTAAGCAAATTTGTCAAAAAGGGCTAAAATGTAAAATTTCACGGCAGCTAAATGTATATTATATCTTCTTCCAATGGGGCAAGGGGAAAGATGATATTCAACAGTGGGTAGTTACCCCCTTTCCCTTGATGGCTACGTCATGCAAATACCTTTCGAACATAAGCATGATGTGGTTTGAAAGTGTTTATTGACTATATCAggcataaagaaacttttttcatCTTCACATTTTGGTATAGCTTTTACTTTCTATTTGGGTTTTGAAAATATAAATGGTTTTATTCGACACAGtgtgctatatttttatattaaaatttcatcc encodes the following:
- the LOC140158548 gene encoding uncharacterized protein isoform X2, whose translation is MDKRALTPVEAIEIQERVNPASRNSSHSLEPEENPARSPEPESGIGKDVDSCEMDPSGDLGKGDAINLDSKPQKDDDIMDLQPSPNSSEAESDAELEEKTQVVSVDKPRVTSKPPRFDNTVEPISYEVPMPRAPRGGGGGFGRHVGRGPRKAVIIIIAISVFVVALVVGLVLAADVPPDPDTARLYGFFETNNILFRPAFNQSTWSRYRLIADFEESMEAVFYNTSFERAYNNTEVKEFGENVDNYLTVDFMLGLIYYFDNDTTISTATDEMSTAFGIANLSTLPMVTTTASMETTTKMPLIDDDTPLWVANIIYFVYDRTMGKLGNFTGTLTLSYKDPDTIMTSTAAATTSNSDVTTDAAA
- the LOC140158548 gene encoding uncharacterized protein isoform X1, which translates into the protein MDKRALTPVEAIEIQERVNHAVPIGDERTPASRNSSHSLEPEENPARSPEPESGIGKDVDSCEMDPSGDLGKGDAINLDSKPQKDDDIMDLQPSPNSSEAESDAELEEKTQVVSVDKPRVTSKPPRFDNTVEPISYEVPMPRAPRGGGGGFGRHVGRGPRKAVIIIIAISVFVVALVVGLVLAADVPPDPDTARLYGFFETNNILFRPAFNQSTWSRYRLIADFEESMEAVFYNTSFERAYNNTEVKEFGENVDNYLTVDFMLGLIYYFDNDTTISTATDEMSTAFGIANLSTLPMVTTTASMETTTKMPLIDDDTPLWVANIIYFVYDRTMGKLGNFTGTLTLSYKDPDTIMTSTAAATTSNSDVTTDAAA